GCATGCCTGTACCATCGGCATTGCCAAACAGCAGCTCAGTTTTGGGGCTAAAGAAAAGGGAATGAAGAGCGTCTTGCATTTCGCCAAAAACTTTAAGCCAGGTAATATTGCCCTTTGCCTTACCGGGAAAGGGGTGATCACCAAAAAGATAGCGCAGGTGCAAAGCGTAGACCAGCAGGTGGTGAACCAGGTTTTGCCCAATGCCAACCCGGAGCACTTTTATTTTCAGCACTACCACAGCGGGGAGTATTCTTTTATTTCGGCCATCAGGCGCTCAGATGTAGATGAAGTGCTGGCACAGTTCAGTGAAAATGGCTTCAGGGTATTGTCGCTTAGTCTGGATGCTTTTGTACTGGACGGGGCAATGGAACTCAAAGAAGGGCTGCTCGAACCTGAATTGCATTTGGCCTATGCGGCAGCTTTTCAGTTGCTACTGGCAGATAGCCCTGTAGAAATTGAGCACCAGCCGCTGGTATTTGGCAGGCAACAGGCCCTGGCCAAAGCAAAGCTGAAGGGGATTGCAATGGTTTCCGGACTGGTATTACTGGTGTTGCTGCTCTTGAATTTTGTGCTGTTCAGCTATTACAGCGGCCAAGTTAAAAGCCTTTCGGCAGCCAGCAACATCACTTCAGCAGAAATAGGAAAGCTGAGGGGCCAGGAAAAAGACATCAGTAAAAAAACAACGCTGATTAAAGCCGCAGGCTGGACAGGTGGCTTAAACTATGCCTACATCACCGATCAGCTCCTGGCCTGCATGCCTGCAAAAATGAGCCTGCAGGAGTTCAGCATCAATCCGCCCGATGAGCAGCAGAGCCGCAGCAGGCATGAAAGTGTATACCTCTGTAAAGCACTGAAAATAGCGGGTTCCTGTACCGACGCCAGTATGCTGAACAACTGGATTTTTGCGATAAAGGCCAAAGACTGGGTAGAGGGCTGTAAAATAATGAATTACGAAATAAACCAGGATGATGGGAACGGCCAGTTTACCATCGCTGTTCAACTGAAAGACCATGAAGAATAAAACGCTGGATTATACGCTGGTGCTGAAAATGATTGTGCCCATACTGCTATTGCTGCTGCTGGGCGTATACCAGCTTGCCTTTAAAAGGACCTGGGAAAGCTACCGGGATTATGCGTTGCTGAAAGCGCAAGGCGCAAACATGGAAAACCTGAGTGTTAGCCCCCTTTATACCATGGCCCGCATTAAAAAAGTAAACGAACTGTACGGTCGCTTTAATGTAGACACGCTGGGCTGGAAAAATGTACTCTGGAACCACAGTGCGGGCCTGTCGCAAAAATACAGCTGCAGCATCAACGCCTACCCACCTGTAAAACCTGTGAACTTTAATGAACAGCAGTTCTATAAGCAATCTGTAGGTTTTAGCGGTGAATTTGGAAACCTGCTCAAACTGCTGCACGAACTGAGTTATCTGAAAAATATTGGTGCCCTGAGCGACATCAGCTATATAAAAAAGCCAAGGGAAGAGCAGGTGATCCTGAATATAGACCTGCTGGCCATGCCCAAATAACAATTGAAATATGCTATGGAAAGAAAAAGAATATTGACTGCCCTTGCTGCAGTGCTGGTAACCACATTGGTTATTTCATGTAAAGATTTTATTGAGCCTTCGCTGGAAAAACGCAAGGTTGTATTGCTGGCCCCGGCCAACCAGTCGGAATCCGGTAAATACCAGGTCGGTTTTTGGTGGGAACCTGTTGAAGATGCCTTGTATTACCGCTTCCAGGTGGTAAGTCCGGATTTTGCTGCTGCCAGCACCTTGATTGCCGATACCTTGCTCAACGGACTGAACAAACTTAATTTAACGCTCGATCCGGGAAAGTACGAGTGGCGGGTAAGGGCCGAAAATGGCAGCAGCTACACGGCCTATAGCAGTGCGGCCTTTACCATTCACGAGTCTTCTATTGAAGAACAGAAGGTGATCCTCAGCTCGCCCGGCAGCAATTACCTGTCTAACCAGGAGGCGGTTCAGCTAAAATGGAATGTCCTGTTTGGTGCAGAGCTGTACCGTTTGCAGATTGATGCCGATAACTTCGGAGATGAAGCGAAGATGATTTACAATGGTACTTTGACCGGGCTGTCTTACGGTTTTACTTTCCCTAAAGAAGGAGCTTTCAAATGGCGGGTAAGGGCCGAAAATGCTACCATTCAATCTAAATGGTCAGACGTTTTTAACCTCAGCTACGACATTACGCCGCCTGCCAAAGTAAGCATTGTGGCACCCGGTAATGGGGTTTCTGTAAGCAAGCCTGTGAGTTTGCAATGGACGGCCGTTGCAACAGCTAAAAAATATAAGCTGTATGTGTTTAAGAACGACAAGACCGTGTACAGCACTGCATTCCCGGCACTGGTTAACGGTACCAGTTATTCCTTTAACCTGGGAGAGCCGGGCGAGAAAGTATACTGGCGCGTTTCGGCACTTGATGAAGCCGGTAACGAAGGCCCGCTGAGTGAGGAGATGAACTTTACCCTGCAGTAACATGAAGAATAAAAAAGCCTTGTTATATGTATTGGGTTTCCTGGTGGTGTGCATCTGGGGCATCATCATTATGCGCGTATATGCCGCAGTTGGGGATGAAGCAGGGGGCGCTGTAGTGATGACAAAGCAGGGCGATACGGTAAAAACCCATATCCCGGTGCTGCAGCCGGATACCTTTCAGCTGCTGCTGAACTATGGCGATCCATTTGATGCTGTAGCAGTTAAGGAAGCCCCGGTTGTTGCTGCTGCCGGTAATTTGCCTGTAGTAAAACCTATGGCAAGCCCGCAGGTGGTACAGCCCGTTACTGCAAAATACCTGGGCTTCATCTGGAACGCAGAGAACAAAAAGAAGATTGCCATTATGAACCAGGATGGTAAGGAAGTGATGGTGCAGGAGGGGGAAACGATAGGCCAGCTGCAATTGCTGGGCATTGCCAGCGATTCTGTTAAAGTTAAATATAAAGGTAAAACGAGTTTTATAAGGATAAACAAATGAGGAAGCTACATAGAATTTTGACTATTGGGATGTTGATGTTTTCGGCCTGTAAGCCGCAGGAACTAAACCTGCTTGCCAACCTGGGACGCAAGGTGAGGGTAAGCAATGCCGACGGTTTTGCCTATGCCAGTCTGGACAGGACAGGCGACCAGATCTTTAAATCGGATAAAAAGCAGTATGCCTGGTATGGCAAAGGGCAGATCAGCTATACCCAGGGCGATTATTCGGGGCGGCTGCTGCATGGGCCATACGAAAGTTTTTATGCTACAAATAAGCAATTGAAAGAAAAAGGCCGCTATGAATTTGGTTTAAAAGACGGGAAGTGGATGCTATGGGCAGCAGATGGGCAATTGCTGGAAACCCAGCAATGGTACCGTGGATTAAAAAACGGAAAAACGGTACTGTATGACAATTTGGGCTATGCAAAACAAAAGTTAAAATACAGGAACGGTGTGGTGGTAGAAAAGAAGAAACACGAGAAAAGCCTGATTGCCCGTATTAAACAATTCTTTAAAAAGAAGAAAAAATGATAAAAGCCTCTGCTTTATACATTTCATTGATCATTTCGATGTTGATTGTGCTGATCTGCGGATCGGTATTGTCTGTAGGCTATATCTATCGTATGGAGAATAAAAAGCAGGAACGCAGGGACAGGCTGGAAGCCAACCTGGCATCGGGTATGGCCATAGTGCTGGAGGAAAGTTTTAAACCAGACACTTTGCTGCAAACAAGCCTGTATGGGGCAGAGGCAGACTCGGTATTGCTGGACAAACGGGCCTGGGGCGTTTTTGAGCTGGGCCTTGTAAAGGCCTGGGAAGTAACGGATACCCTGCAAAAGGCATTCCTGATTGGCGCGGTAATGAAGGATACGCTAAAAGTGCTGGAGCTGTCAGACGAGGACCGGCCTTTGTCTATCAGCGGTAAATCGCTGATTAAAGGTACGGCATTTTTGCCCAAGTCTGGCATTAAGGCCGCCTATGTAGAGAACGCCACTTATACCGATAAAACCCTGGTTTATGGTAGCATAAAAGACAGCGGCAGGGAACTGCCCGAACCGGATGCAGCAATTTTGAAGCAGGCCAGAAGTTTGATTGAAGAAATGACGGGCGACGATAAGGTCACCGGGTCGTTAGATAAAGACAGTACGCAGCATTCCTTTTTTAAGCCGGTAAGGAAGATCCATTTGGGGGTGGAAAATGCAGACCTTTCGGGCTTTACTGTTAAGGGGAACGTCATGATTTCCTGCGATACCACGCTGATACTGGATGCTGCATCCAAGCTGGACAAAGTGATCCTGATTGCTCCGCATGTACGCATAGCTGAAGGCTTTAAGGGGAATATCCAGGTGATTGCTACTGATTCCATTACCATAGGCAACAAGGTGCAGCTGGACTATCCCTCGGCTTTGCTGGTATTGAAAAACGATACGGCCAAATTCCAGGTCAGGATAGACATTGGCAAAGATTGCAGCATTGCAGGGCAGGTGCTGGCCTATGAGAAAACACGGAGCCTGCTCATGCCCATGGTAGTGATTGGTGAGGGTACCCAGATAAAAGGTGAGGTGTATGTAAAGGGCTACCTGAACCTGGGAAAGAAATCGGGCGTACAGGGCTCGGTTTCGTTAATCCGCTTTATGGCCAGAACGGCTTCTTCCTTGTATGAAAACTACCTGATTGATGTGCAATTGAACAGGCCCGCACTTTCTAGGTATTACCTGAGTTCGAAATTATTGAATAAAGAAACGCTTCAAAATAAAGTATTATGCTGGCTTTGGTAGTTCAAAAAAAGGTAAAGGCTTCTTCTATCATAGAAACCATTGTGGCGGTGCTGATCCTGCTGCTGAGTTTTGCAGCTGGAATTGCAATGTACAACCAGGTGGTGCTGAGCACGTATTCGGGTTTAAAGTTACGGGCAAAGCTGGAGCAGGGATTTGTGGCCGACAGCCTGGTTTGCAGCGGCAAATTTGAAGATGGTGCTGTAGACAGGCAGGATCTGCGTTTTGAGGTTTCGTATAAAGCACATGACAGCTATCCGGCTTTGCTGGTGATGCATGTGGAGGGCTACGACTTGGCGGGCAACAAACTATCGGACCTGTTGAAAATGGTAAGGAGGCCGGATGAAAAGGATTAAGGCCTTTACGCTTTTTGAGCTGGTGCTGGGTATGCTGCTGGCGGCCATAGTGATTGGTATGGCTTATTATGCCAGCAGTATTTTTATGCGGATTTACGACAGCTACAGTAAGGGCAGCTACGCGCAATCGGAACTGGTGCTGTTTAAAAAAGTGGTATCGAAAGATGTGGAACGGGCCGCCAGGCTGGATGTTAGGAATGATGAGCTATTGCTGAAAGACCCGCAAGGCGAAACGGTATTGAGTTATACTTTCGCATCGGAATATGCACTGCGCAGAGGTGCAGCAGTAGATACTTTTAAGCTAGACAACTTACAGGTAAGGTCAAGTTTTGAAGGAAATGTGCAGGAATCCGGCCTAACGGATTTGCTGGTTTTCAGTTTTCGCTATGCGGGTGAACCTGCGGTGTTTACAGTCCGCAAACAGTATTCGGCAAAGGATTTATTTGAGTTAAAAAGATAAGCAATGGCAACGGTAGACATTTCGGGATATCAGCAAAAAAAAGTTAAAAAAGAGACGAAGCAGCAGGCGGTTAAAGGTTCCTTCTCCTGGACTGAACTGCTGTCTAAAGACATCAGTTTTGGTTCAGGCAAACTTTCTGACAAGAAAAAGGACAGCTTCTTTTTTGAGCTGAGCACCTTGCTGCAGTCGGGTATAGATTTGAAGAACAGCCTGGACCTGATGACCCTGGAGAGCGTGAAGGAAAAACACGTAGGGATCATTAAAGAGATAAAAGATAAAGTAATTGCAGGCCAGTCGATGGCGCTGGCAGTGCAGAGTTCGGGTAAGTTTTCCGACTACGATTTCTTCAGCATCCAGATTGGGGAAGAGACCGGCAACCTGGCCGAGGTAATGAAAGACCTTGCCGTGTTTTACCGCCGGAAGATTGCGCAGCAGCGCAAGATTGTTGGTGCCTTGACTTATCCGCTCATCGTACTGAGCACTTCGGCCGGGGCGGTGTTTTTTATGCTGCGCTTTGTTGTGCCCATGTTTAGCGATGTATTTAAGCGTTTTGGCGGCAAACTGCCCTGGATTACCCAGGTGGTGATCTCTTTTTCGCATTTTGTGGAGCAGTTTTTTATTCCCGGCTTTTTGCTGCTGGCGGGGCTGGTATACCTGATATACCGGAACAGGAACCGTACTGCTTTCAGAAAATTTACTTCCGAACTGATACTGAAGATCCCGGTGCTGGGCGAGCTGGTAAAGAAGATTTACCTGGCCAGGTTTTGTAATACCATGCGCCTGCTGGTGAGTACCAGGATCCCCCTGCTGCGGGCCATTGCCATGTCGGGCCAGACGATAGTTTTTTACCCTTTGGAAGTTTCGTTAAAAAAGGTGGAGCAGGGAATTATGGAAGGCCGCGCCCTTCATGAGTGCCTGCGCGATTTTAGTATTTATCCGCCAAAGCTGGTGCAGCTCATTAAGGTTGGTGAAGAGATCAATAAGTTGGATTACTTTTTTGAAAGCATTGCAGGGCAGTATGTAGATGAGATCGAGCACCAGACCAACACGCTGAGCAAACTGATAGAACCGCTGATCATCATCTTTTTAGGATTGGTTGTAGGCTTTATCCTGGTGGCGATGTACCTGCCAATGTTTGAAATGAGTAATAGTTTTTAGGGAAGGAATTGCTCTTTTTATTGCTTCGTCATACCTTTCTTATGTTTCTGCCCTGCTCTTCCGGTGCCCAGCCTGTGCCCGGCCTGTTGGGCCGTACTTTCTCTATAGTTGGGTCGTATTTACTTTATGGTTGCTTCGGTTGGAGGTGTACCAACACTGTAGTTGATCTGAAGATGATATGTAGCAACAGGCCTGGCATAGGCTTTGCACAGGCCAGGCATAGCTTTGCCACTAAAAGAGATAAGGGTGCCTGGTAATTCCAAGCACCCTTATCTGTCAGTTCCGACTTTAACAAACCGTCGATTAAGCCAGTTTCTTATATTTAATCCGGTGCGGTGTTACATCACCCAGCCTTTTCTTGCGGTTTTCTTCGTAATCGCTGTAGTTTCCTTCAAAGAAGTAAACCTGCGATTCGCCTTCAAAGGCAAGGATATGCGTACAGATGCGGTCAAGGAACCAGCGGTCGTGACTGATCACTACGGCGCAGCCGCCAAAGTTCTCCAATGCCTCTTCCAATGCACGCAAAGTGTTTACGTCGATATCGTTGGTAGGCTCATCCAGCAGCAGCACGTTGGCACCCTTTTTCAAGGTGATAGCCAGGTGTACCCGGTTGCGCTC
This Pedobacter africanus DNA region includes the following protein-coding sequences:
- a CDS encoding fibronectin type III domain-containing protein — protein: MERKRILTALAAVLVTTLVISCKDFIEPSLEKRKVVLLAPANQSESGKYQVGFWWEPVEDALYYRFQVVSPDFAAASTLIADTLLNGLNKLNLTLDPGKYEWRVRAENGSSYTAYSSAAFTIHESSIEEQKVILSSPGSNYLSNQEAVQLKWNVLFGAELYRLQIDADNFGDEAKMIYNGTLTGLSYGFTFPKEGAFKWRVRAENATIQSKWSDVFNLSYDITPPAKVSIVAPGNGVSVSKPVSLQWTAVATAKKYKLYVFKNDKTVYSTAFPALVNGTSYSFNLGEPGEKVYWRVSALDEAGNEGPLSEEMNFTLQ
- a CDS encoding toxin-antitoxin system YwqK family antitoxin yields the protein MRKLHRILTIGMLMFSACKPQELNLLANLGRKVRVSNADGFAYASLDRTGDQIFKSDKKQYAWYGKGQISYTQGDYSGRLLHGPYESFYATNKQLKEKGRYEFGLKDGKWMLWAADGQLLETQQWYRGLKNGKTVLYDNLGYAKQKLKYRNGVVVEKKKHEKSLIARIKQFFKKKKK
- a CDS encoding prepilin-type N-terminal cleavage/methylation domain-containing protein; translation: MKRIKAFTLFELVLGMLLAAIVIGMAYYASSIFMRIYDSYSKGSYAQSELVLFKKVVSKDVERAARLDVRNDELLLKDPQGETVLSYTFASEYALRRGAAVDTFKLDNLQVRSSFEGNVQESGLTDLLVFSFRYAGEPAVFTVRKQYSAKDLFELKR
- a CDS encoding type II secretion system F family protein, with protein sequence MATVDISGYQQKKVKKETKQQAVKGSFSWTELLSKDISFGSGKLSDKKKDSFFFELSTLLQSGIDLKNSLDLMTLESVKEKHVGIIKEIKDKVIAGQSMALAVQSSGKFSDYDFFSIQIGEETGNLAEVMKDLAVFYRRKIAQQRKIVGALTYPLIVLSTSAGAVFFMLRFVVPMFSDVFKRFGGKLPWITQVVISFSHFVEQFFIPGFLLLAGLVYLIYRNRNRTAFRKFTSELILKIPVLGELVKKIYLARFCNTMRLLVSTRIPLLRAIAMSGQTIVFYPLEVSLKKVEQGIMEGRALHECLRDFSIYPPKLVQLIKVGEEINKLDYFFESIAGQYVDEIEHQTNTLSKLIEPLIIIFLGLVVGFILVAMYLPMFEMSNSF